Proteins from one Hoplias malabaricus isolate fHopMal1 chromosome 2, fHopMal1.hap1, whole genome shotgun sequence genomic window:
- the zgc:158432 gene encoding uncharacterized protein zgc:158432, whose translation MAWCNNYVDEFYIGENCNQKWTTLTFALVASLPGFTLALVVGVTVHLIHTFSKPSTGGRNKPMSSSNNTETMFPGIVFASDVKGRPNGLPPRPTSVQGGVTMPSTQPYSIPENTRPVTDRPTAGNLQVPYSSSSSMRPAAGLWDRAAPRPSNSSYETVLPPSPRVRDSFERPPFGVQQPYSYTAGPGQVVSNPYAKNLYLKEERNPLPDPDQSYNPSSLNYSDRHLGHNPDSRPGFPRAQINRMY comes from the exons ATGGCATG GTGTAATAACTATGTGGACGAGTTCTATATTGGTGAGAACTGTAACCAGAAATGGACGACGCTGACCTTTGCTCTCGTGGCATCTCTCCCCGGATTCACTCTGGCGCTGGTGGTGGGAGTGACAGTCCACCTTATACACACTTTCAGCAAGCCCAGCACAGG aGGAAGAAACAAACCAATGTCTAGCTCCAACAACACAGAGACCATGTTCCCTGGAATAGTTTTTGCGTCTGATGTGAAG ggTCGTCCTAATGGTCTTCCTCCTCGTCCAACCTCAGTGCAAGGCGGTGTCACCATGCCATCCACACAGCCATACAG TATTCCAGAGAACACTCGTCCTGTAACCGACCGGCCAACTGCGGGGAACCTTCAAGTTCCGTACag CTCATCCTCTAGCATGCGCCCAGCTGCAGGCCTCTGGGACAGAGCAGCACCTCGTCCCTCAAACAG CTCCTATGAAACCGTACTTCCACCTTCTCCCAGAGTCAGAGACTCTTTCGAAAGGCCACCTTTCGGAGTCCAGCAGCCATACAG ctaCACGGCCGGACCGGGTCAGGTGGTCAGTAATCCGTACGCTAAAAACTTATATCTGAAGGAAGAGAGAAATCCACTTCCAGATCCAGATCAAAGCTACAATCCCTCGTCTCTTAACTACAGCGACAGG cacctgGGCCACAATCCAGACTCCAGACCGGGGTTCCCTCGGGCACAGATCAACCGCATGTACTAG